Within Actinoplanes sp. L3-i22, the genomic segment GGCAGGTTCCCGCGATCGGCCTGCAGAGCAGCGCGGCCAACCCGAGCCGGATCGAGGTCTGCTACCTCGGCCCGGTGAACTACGACGGCACCCGGGCCACCGGGGTGGTGTTCCGGATGACCGACGCCAACAACCCGGGCGGCGAGGTGCCCGACAAGCTTCTCGACCTGACCACCGGCAAGGTTCTGCCGATCGACGTCGCCGACGAGGTGGACGCCGTGCAGTTCCTGCGTGGTGACGCACTGCTCGTTCGGGCCCGCCCGAAGGGCGACGGTCCGTACACGCTGACGCTGTTCGCGGCCGACGGCAAGAAGATCACCAGCCGGACCGAGCCGGCCATTCCGGACCCGAACGGCGTCATCAACTTCGCCGGCTACGCGGAGTGACTGACCATGTGGGACAGCGCGGAGGAGACTCAAAGGTTTAAGATCACCGATCTCAGAACCACAAGATCGGAACTGCCCGGATGGAAGACACGGAGGCGGACTTCGCGGAGTTCGTCCGGTCCCGCACGCACTCGCTGTTGCGGTCCGCGTTCCTGCTCACCGGTGACCAGTACCTCGCCGAGGACCTGGTCCAGGAAGCTCTCGCCCGCACCCACCGGTCCTGGGGCCGGTTGGAACGGGCCGGGAACGCCGAAGCGTACGCTCGCAAGGTCATGTACCACGCTCAGGTCTCCTTCTGGCGACGCGGCAAGGTCGCCGAGGTCATGCCGGGCGAGCTCCCGGACCGGTCGGACGCGCACGGCGGCGACCAGGCCGACGCCAGCGCTCAGCGGATCGTCCTGCGCAACGCCCTGCTGCAGCTCAGCGCGAAGCAGCGGGCGGTGATCGTGTTGCGATTCTTCGAGGACCACACCGAGGCCGAGTCGGCCGAGCTGCTCGGCGTCTCGGTCAACACGGTCAAGACGCAGTGCGCGCGGGGCCTGACCAAACTGCGCACGCTGCTGCCGGACATGCGATCCCTGGAGGCGCCGGCATGAACGACGACCTGCGGAACTCGCTCACCGGCATCGCCGACGACGTCCGCTACGTCGACCTGCACCAACGGGCGCTGGGCCGGTCCCGCCAGATCCGGCGGAACCGGGTCACCGCGGCGACCGCGTCGGCGCTGGCCGTCCTCGGGCTGGCCGGCTTCGGCGCGGTGACGCTGGGCGGGGAACGCCCCGACAAGGCGCCGCCGGTGGCGGCCTCGGTGCCGGTCTCGCCCTCGACCGCCGTCTCGATCGACCGGAGCTCCACGCCGAGCGGCCCGGCCACGGTCACCATGGCGGCGCCGCGGTCCACGTCGCTGACCGACCTGACCGGGCACGTGTTCTACCGCTCGCCGCAGAACGGCTCGGTCGTCCGGATCACCGGCGCCGGCGACCGGAGCACGGTGCTGAGCAAGGCCAACCAGGCGGTCGCGGTCGCACCGGACGGCGAGAAGATCGCCTACATCGCGAACGACCGGGTCTACCTGTCCGGTTCCGATCAGCCCGCGGTGGCCGCCAAGGTGGATCTCCACCAGCAGCTCCCGGCCTGGTCGCCGGATGGCGCCCAGCTGTTCGTCGCGGCGCCCGACCCGGGTGTCCTGACCGTCGCGACCGGCAAGTTCGGCCCGATCCCGGGCGGTCTGACGGGGACCCAGTTCCACTGGTCCGGCGACGGCGGCGCACTGGTCCACCTCACCGACCAGGGCCGGCTGCGGGTCGCCGACCGGACGGTCCCGGTGTGGGGCGAGGATGCCGCCCGCAATCCCGAGGGCCTGCGCGGCATCCCGGCCTCGGTGGACCTGAACGGCCGGCGGGTCACGATGACGCTCAGCGGCGCACTGGCCCTCGACGACGGTCGGCCGCTGCAGTCCGACACGGTGGTCGACACGGTCACCGGGGAGCTCCAGCCGATCCCGGTGGCGGGCGACGTCCAGGCGGCGGTCTTCGACACCGCGGGGAACCTGCTGGTCCGGGCGAAGGACGGCGACCGGCTGGTGCTCTCGGTCTTCGCCGCGGACGGGACGCTGCTGGTGCAGGCGCCCGAGCCGGGCTCGGTCAAGGACCTGGAAATGCTCGCCTACACCAAATGAGGGTGCCCGGCAGTGGTGCTGCCGGGCACTTCCGAGGGCACTTTCAGCTGCCCTTCCGGGCATTTTCCAAAAGCCATTCCGATTTGGTACGGACGCAGCCGAACCCCCGGTGACGCGGAGGTGACATCTCGGAATTCCGGCATTGACGGCAACCGCCGCCCCGCCGTGATTCCTAAGCTGTTTCCGGGCATTCCCGCCGACCGTATCGGAGTGATGGTGAGGCAGCAGACGCAGAGCCGGCAGACGTCCGAACGGCCCCCCGGCGCGCGGCCCCGGACCCGCGACGAGGGCGGGGTCGCCACGCTGCAGCGGACCGCCGGGAACGAGGCCGTCGGGCACCTGCTCGCACAGCGGACCGGCGGCAACCAGAACGACCAGGGCAACCCGGGCGGCGCGGCGCTGGTGCAGGGCGTGGGGCAGGTGTTCCACCAGGGCGCGGCCCTGGCCCAGCAGAACCCGGGGCTGGCCGCGGCCGCGGCGGCGTACGTGCCGCCGGCGCCGGACCCGCGGAACGCCCTCGGGCTGGCCGCGATCGCCGAGTCGCTGGCGCCGTTCTTCGCCGAGCAGGAGGCCGAGGCGCAACGCCGGGTCCAGGCTCAACAGCAGGCTGACCAGCAGGCCGGGGCCGAGCCGGAGGTGGCCGCCGAGCCGGCCGCGGCGAGCAAACCGTACTTCGACGGGGACTGGTCCAAGGGGCTCGGCAACGCCGGGGCCGGCCTCGGCCTGATCCTGCAGATCGCCGGGACGTACTCCGGGAACAAGGCGATGACGTACGCCGGCGCCGGCCTCTCCGGGCTGTCCGGTCTCGGCGACGCCGCCTCCGAGGGCAAGAAGATGTGGGCGGACGGGAAGATGAACCTCCCCAAGCTGGCCGGCGGGGTGCTCGGCGCGGCCGCGGCCGGGACGCTCGGCTACGCGGCGTCGGCGGTCCCGGCCGGGGTGAGCGCGGCGACCTACGTGAGCGGGGCGCGCACGGCCGGGCTGACCATCGCGGTCGCCGGGGTGCTCACCAAGGCGCTCGGCGAGGCGAAGAAATGGGAGGACTGCTGGCCGTTCAAGAAGGCCCCGGCCCAGGATCTGGAGATGGGGCCGATGGGCGGCGTGGGCGTCGCTTACTGACGCCGCAAAACGAACGAGACCCGCTTTCCTCCGTACGGGAAAGCGGGTCTCGATCTTTGTCTTTCAGTTTGTGGTCCTGGTCTTCTGCATCAGGCCGTTGAGGTAGAGCGACTCGCGGCACTGGGTGGCCGCGGTCGCGTTGGCCGGCGTGCCGGGGGCGCGGCAGGTCACCAGCATGCTGACCCGGGCGCCGGCCGGAACCCGGATCGGGGTCACCGAGTGGTAGTCCTGGTTGCGGAAGTTCTCCAGCGCGTAGGTCACCACCGGCACCCCGTTCGCGGTCACCCGCAGCGTGCCCTCGTCGCCCTGCACGTTGTCCACCAGGAAGTCGGTGAGCAGGAACGTCTGCTTGGCCGGCACGGTGTAACTGCGCTCGGCCGAGCCGGACTTGTTGGTCTTGAAGGTGATCGCCGCGGAGAACTGCTCGCCCGCTCCGTTGCCGGCCGTCCCGGTCCCGGTGCCACCCTGGGCGCCCTGGTTCCCGGCGCCGGCCGTGGCGGTGGCGGCCGGCGTCGGCGTCGGGTCGGGCGGGGTGGTGGCGAACTCGGCCTCCTGGGCGGCCCGCTGCTGCGCGGTGTTCTGGTCCACCGCCTCCTTCGCGGCCGACTCGACCGCCGGCCGGACCAGCCCGAACCAGAGGCCGAGCAGGGCCAGGAGCAGCGCGAGCAGCAGCGCGAGGAGCTTGAGCAGGCCGGGCGAGATGACCGGCTTCTGGACGAAGACGCCCTCCATCGCGAGGACCCGGCCGCCGGCCGGCTGCACCTCGGCGGTGAACGGGAACTCGCGTGGCGCCCCCCACCAGAGCCAGCGGCGCGCCTTCACGGTCAGCCGGGTCTCCGCCCGGGTGCCGTTGCCGGCGATCACCGACTCCGGCCGCAGCGCGAAGGTGACCTGGTCGGTCCCGTCCGCGGCGGCGAAGGTCAGCTCCTCGGCGACGTTGCCGTGGTTGTCGGTGTCGATGCGGTAGCGGCCCTGCCGGCGGCCGGCCTGCGAGCCGGGCTGCAGCTGGGCGCTGACCTCCTGGAACGGCTCGACGGTGAGCAGGCCCTCCTGCACCACGGTCGAGTCCGGGTGCTCGGACGGCACGACGCGCACGCCGAACGGCCGCTCGCCGGCCGGGACCCGCGGCGACCGTGGGGGAGCGAAGGTGACCGTCACGGTCTCGCTGCCCGCCGGGTAGAGAGTGATCTCGGCCGGCTCGACGACGGCCCACTCCGCGGTCTCGCCGAGGACCTCGAGCCGGTAGGCCTCCACGGTGTCGCCCGAGTTTCGTACGGTCACCGGGACCGTCACGGTGGAGCCGGGGGTGACCGAGACGGCCGCACTCCCCAGAATCGCGGATGCACGCATATCGCCGAGCGTAAAGATCGATGAGCGACAGACCAGGACCGTGCGGGAACCGCCACGGGCAGACCTGCTGCCCGTCCGGTCGGTGTGCTTCGCGTCTCACCGTCCGTTAAGTGCCTGCTAAGTGCTTGCTAAGCGGCGCGGACCAGAATGCCCTGTCCGACGACGGGAGGAAGAGCATGCAGCGGGTGCCGGTGTTTGTCCAGGCCACGGATCCGATCACGTTGCTGGGCATGAACAGCCATCTCGCCGGGCGGCCGGAGATCCGGGTGGTCGGCGAGGCGGAACGGGCGTCCGCGGCGGTCATCGTGGTCGTCGCCGACACCGTCACCGAGGAAACCTTCGCCACGCTGCGTGAGCTCCGCCGCGGGACCAGCCGCCTGGTGCTGGTCGCCGCCAACCTGGACGACCAGCAGCTGACCCGGGCCGTCGAGTGCGGCGTCGTCGGGGTCGCCCGGCGCACCGAGGTGCCGACCGGCCGGCTCGTCCAGGTGCTGCTCGCCGCGGCCAAGGGCGAGGGCAGCGTGCCCGGCGACCTGCTGGGCCGGCTGCTCGAGCAGATGGGCCGCCTGCAGCGCGAGGTGCTGCACCCGCGCGGCCTCACCCTGCGCGGCCTGACCACCCGCGAGGTCGACGTGCTGCGCCTGGTCGCGGAGGGCCTGGAGACCCGGGAGATCGCCTCGAAGCTGTCCTATTCGGAGCGGACCGTGAAGAACGTGCTGCATGAGCTGACCACCCGGCTCCAACTGCGGAACCGGGCGCACGCGGTGGCGTACGCCCTGCGGCACGACCTGATCTGAGGGCAGCTTCTCTGCCCTCGGTGTTGCCCGGTCGCCCGGTGCGGGCGCCGCTCCCTCTTGCCCAGGATGTCATCGTGCGAAAGTCTCGGGCGTTGACGGCCCTTGCCCTGGCCGCGCTCGTCGCGGTACCCGGCGTCTGGGCGGTGGTCGCCGGCGCCGCGCCCGGTGATCCGCCCCTGACCGCCGATGACCTGCGAGTGGCCTACGTGGGCACCGCCCACCGGTCGATCGGCGTGGTCGCCGGCGCCACCACCAGCGACCCACTGTTCTCGACGAGCGTCCAGCACTTCGACGACGAGGCCTCGGCCCGCGGCGCCACGGTGACCTTCGTGAGCCGCCGGACGTCCCGCCTCGCCCAGGTGTGGGCCCGGGTCGGCACCGGTGACCCGGTCCAGCTGACCAGCGACACCGCCCAGGTGGCGAGCCACCCGGTGGTCTCGCCGGACGGGACCCGGGTGGCCTACGCGATGACCCGGGAGGGCCCGGGCAGCGCCCGTGACCTGTGGGTGGTCGGCGTCTCCGGCGGCACCCCGCAGCGGGTCACCGACGGGAGCGGTGACAACTACTGGCCGTCCTGGTCGCCGGACGGCACCGAGCTGGCCTTCGAGGGCCGGATCGGCTCGGACGTCCCGCAGGTCTGGTGCATCGCGGTGGCCGGCGGCGTGGTCCGGTTCGTGACCGCGCTCCCCGGCGGCGCCGGCGAGCCGTCCTGGAACCCGGTCGCCGCCCGCGGCCTGATCGCCTGGACCGCCGCCCCGGCCAGCGCGAACGACCGCAAGGTGCACATCAGCGCGCTGGACGGCACCGGCGACCGGCTGATGCTCAACGCCGCCTGGGAGAGCCGCGAGCCGGCCTGGGCGCCGGACGGTCTGACCGTCGCGTTCATCAGCCGCAGCACCCAGCCGTCCGGCACGCTCGGCGACGCCGACCTGCTCTACAGCGGCCAGCCGCGCGACGACGGCTGCCCCTGCATCGCCGAGCTGAAGTCCGGTGAGGACCGCTCGATCGACACGCCCAGCTGGTACAACCCGGACGGCACCACCGAGCGCCTGCTGGTCACCCGGACCACCGCGCCGGACCGGTACACCGCCGACCTCTCCGACGTCCGACCGGACGCCGTCGACCCGCGCGACCTCGGCGTGACCGTGCTCCGCGAGGACCCGGGCGCGAGCCAGAACCCCGACCTGCTGTGGAACCCGGCGAACGGGGACCCGTGGACGTCCCGGCCGTCGTACTCGCCGGACGGGCAGCGGATCCTGGTCAGCCGGTTCGAGACCGAGGGCGGCAACCGGGTCGCCCGGCTCTGGGTGGTCTGGGCCGACGGCAGCCACGGCAAGCGGCTGGACCTGCCGGAACGGACCGCCACCGGCTCCGAGACCGAGGCGGTCTGGTCGCCGGACGGGACGCGGATCGCGTACGTGCTGCGCACCCCGGGCACGCCCGCGCGGATCGTGGTGGTCAAGGCCGAGACCGGCGCGCCGGTCACCACCATTCCGTCCAACGGCGACGCGGTCGGCGACACCCAGCCGGCCTGGTCGCCGGACAGCGGCACGCTCGTCTTCGACCGCGGGCAGACCGAGGGCGCCGCCGCGAACAGCCACCTCTGGCTGGTCGCCGCGGACGGCTCGGGCACCCAGACCGACCTGACCGTGGCCTCGGGCGGAGCCGGCCGGGCCGACTACGGCGCCGGCTTCTCGCCGGACGGCAACCAG encodes:
- a CDS encoding SigE family RNA polymerase sigma factor, producing MEDTEADFAEFVRSRTHSLLRSAFLLTGDQYLAEDLVQEALARTHRSWGRLERAGNAEAYARKVMYHAQVSFWRRGKVAEVMPGELPDRSDAHGGDQADASAQRIVLRNALLQLSAKQRAVIVLRFFEDHTEAESAELLGVSVNTVKTQCARGLTKLRTLLPDMRSLEAPA
- a CDS encoding response regulator transcription factor, with the translated sequence MQRVPVFVQATDPITLLGMNSHLAGRPEIRVVGEAERASAAVIVVVADTVTEETFATLRELRRGTSRLVLVAANLDDQQLTRAVECGVVGVARRTEVPTGRLVQVLLAAAKGEGSVPGDLLGRLLEQMGRLQREVLHPRGLTLRGLTTREVDVLRLVAEGLETREIASKLSYSERTVKNVLHELTTRLQLRNRAHAVAYALRHDLI
- a CDS encoding DUF11 domain-containing protein, which codes for MRKSRALTALALAALVAVPGVWAVVAGAAPGDPPLTADDLRVAYVGTAHRSIGVVAGATTSDPLFSTSVQHFDDEASARGATVTFVSRRTSRLAQVWARVGTGDPVQLTSDTAQVASHPVVSPDGTRVAYAMTREGPGSARDLWVVGVSGGTPQRVTDGSGDNYWPSWSPDGTELAFEGRIGSDVPQVWCIAVAGGVVRFVTALPGGAGEPSWNPVAARGLIAWTAAPASANDRKVHISALDGTGDRLMLNAAWESREPAWAPDGLTVAFISRSTQPSGTLGDADLLYSGQPRDDGCPCIAELKSGEDRSIDTPSWYNPDGTTERLLVTRTTAPDRYTADLSDVRPDAVDPRDLGVTVLREDPGASQNPDLLWNPANGDPWTSRPSYSPDGQRILVSRFETEGGNRVARLWVVWADGSHGKRLDLPERTATGSETEAVWSPDGTRIAYVLRTPGTPARIVVVKAETGAPVTTIPSNGDAVGDTQPAWSPDSGTLVFDRGQTEGAAANSHLWLVAADGSGTQTDLTVASGGAGRADYGAGFSPDGNQIAFGRAPDGMLVTDLAGGNCRVLVPVNNACDGALTAPDTGPHHPREVDWSPDGQTLAHAARRFAAATEPDYVKTYDLASGVRDGLTWEIPGRQRWPAWQSASDVSTAVVDEPKEFTTGETTTLSLSVTDQGPVTAHGVHVDFTVPTGFQITALAADSGTCDVAGLTCVLGTPGLGVPVGVRVTVTATTAGTANLSWTAGGWFADAAPVNNTAQVGLEASAPPVPSPSESSVLPPPPAPPLLVVSVVITPTPTWVGHRTTVVYTVRNVGGSTATGVTVRPQLPTGIPVVTRPAACDVTVCQVGDLPPGAAGQFTFVLVPPKKITTTVRGTITADTLVTQDVATPLRVLQPRIVANPELGPPGFVTIVRGFDFPPGVPVRLAWDTGVTVAANPAVPDAKGRFDSQLLVLWKDPLGPRQVLATGSGFARVTTDFQVVQPAQQPPGLVLRK